Proteins from a genomic interval of Pseudomonas anuradhapurensis:
- a CDS encoding TrkH family potassium uptake protein, with protein MPLPALRFIAFIIGVFLITLSLSMVVPMATLILYSRSDDLGAFLWSSLIALCAGLVLVARGVPEAPQIRARDMYFLTTASWIVVCAFAALPMVLIRHISYTDAFFETMSGITTTGSTVLTGLDSASPGLLIWRSMLHWLGGIGFIGMAVAVLPLLRVGGMRLFQTESSDWSDKVTPRSHVAAKMILAVYLGLTAVGTLALWAAGMTPFEAINHAMSLISTGGFSTSDASLGHWTQPAVHWVAVVIMILGSLPFTLYVATLRGHRRALIKDHQVRGFLGFLAFVSVTVGTWLCWHSDLSWWDALRIVAINVTSVVTTTGIAVGDYTLWGSFAVLLFFYLTFVGGCSGSTAGGLKIFRFQVAASLLVSSLKQLIHPRATISKKYNGHPIDEDIVRSLLTFSFFFFITIAVIALLLTLIGLDWTTALSGAATAVCNVGPGLGNLIGPAGNFASLPDAAKWLLTIGMLLGRLEILTVLVLIAPAFWRF; from the coding sequence ATGCCTCTCCCCGCGCTGCGCTTCATCGCCTTCATCATCGGTGTCTTCCTGATCACGTTGTCCCTCAGCATGGTCGTGCCCATGGCCACGCTGATCCTGTACAGCCGCAGCGACGATCTTGGCGCATTTCTCTGGTCGAGCCTGATCGCGCTGTGCGCTGGCCTGGTGCTGGTAGCCCGCGGCGTACCTGAGGCGCCGCAGATCCGCGCCAGGGACATGTATTTCCTGACCACCGCGAGCTGGATCGTGGTTTGCGCGTTCGCCGCCTTGCCCATGGTGCTGATCCGGCACATCAGCTACACCGATGCATTCTTCGAAACCATGTCGGGCATCACCACCACCGGTTCCACGGTCCTGACCGGCCTCGACAGCGCCTCGCCCGGGCTGTTGATCTGGCGCTCGATGCTGCACTGGCTCGGCGGCATCGGCTTCATTGGCATGGCCGTCGCGGTCTTGCCGCTGTTGCGCGTCGGTGGCATGCGCCTGTTCCAGACCGAATCTTCGGACTGGTCGGACAAAGTCACACCACGCTCGCACGTCGCGGCGAAGATGATTCTGGCGGTGTACCTGGGGCTCACCGCAGTCGGCACGCTGGCGCTGTGGGCCGCCGGGATGACCCCGTTCGAAGCCATCAACCATGCGATGTCACTGATCTCGACCGGTGGCTTCTCGACTTCCGATGCATCGCTCGGGCACTGGACCCAGCCCGCAGTGCACTGGGTGGCGGTGGTCATCATGATCCTCGGCAGCCTGCCCTTCACCTTGTATGTGGCGACCTTGCGCGGCCACCGCCGGGCCTTGATCAAGGATCATCAGGTACGCGGCTTCCTCGGCTTTCTGGCTTTCGTGTCGGTCACGGTGGGCACGTGGCTCTGCTGGCACAGCGACTTGTCGTGGTGGGACGCGTTGCGGATCGTGGCGATCAATGTCACCTCGGTGGTCACCACGACGGGGATTGCGGTCGGTGACTACACGCTGTGGGGCAGCTTTGCCGTGCTGTTGTTCTTCTACCTGACCTTCGTCGGGGGCTGTTCAGGGTCGACGGCCGGGGGCCTGAAAATCTTTCGCTTCCAGGTGGCGGCATCGTTGCTGGTCAGCAGCCTGAAGCAGTTGATCCATCCGCGCGCGACGATTTCGAAGAAGTACAATGGCCACCCCATCGACGAAGATATCGTGCGTTCGCTGCTGACCTTTTCGTTTTTCTTCTTCATCACCATCGCGGTGATCGCCCTGCTGCTGACCCTGATCGGCCTCGACTGGACCACGGCCTTGAGCGGTGCCGCCACCGCCGTGTGCAATGTCGGGCCCGGATTGGGCAATCTGATTGGACCGGCCGGCAATTTTGCTTCGCTACCCGATGCAGCGAAGTGGTTGCTGACGATCGGAATGCTGCTGGGCCGGCTCGAAATCCTTACTGTGCTGGTACTCATCGCGCCGGCATTCTGGCGCTTCTAG
- a CDS encoding histidine phosphatase family protein, whose amino-acid sequence MDREIILMRHGQPALVAGKKVSARDMQGWIDGYDRAGITDQPVPAASLQLATRARVIVSSTAPRALSSLQALGLAPSHVDALFCEAQLPFGQWRLPRLSPFTWAFILRLLWLCGYSRDVETVSAARLRASIAAQRLLSLASEGPVMLLGHGLMNRMIARQLMAQGWTRRSHNGSHYWSAVVLAKRIDGPT is encoded by the coding sequence ATGGACAGGGAAATAATCCTGATGCGCCACGGCCAGCCGGCACTGGTTGCCGGCAAAAAAGTGTCCGCACGGGATATGCAGGGCTGGATCGACGGCTACGACCGCGCCGGAATCACCGACCAGCCCGTCCCGGCCGCCAGCCTGCAGCTTGCCACGCGGGCACGGGTGATCGTGTCGAGCACAGCGCCACGTGCACTGAGCTCGCTACAGGCGCTTGGTCTTGCGCCCAGCCACGTCGATGCACTTTTTTGTGAAGCGCAGCTGCCGTTTGGCCAATGGAGGTTACCTCGACTTTCACCGTTTACCTGGGCATTCATTCTTCGCCTGCTGTGGTTGTGCGGTTACTCGCGCGATGTCGAAACCGTCAGCGCTGCCAGGCTCCGTGCCAGCATCGCAGCGCAACGGTTACTGTCACTTGCCAGCGAGGGGCCGGTGATGCTGCTGGGTCATGGGCTCATGAACCGGATGATCGCCAGGCAACTGATGGCTCAGGGGTGGACTCGCCGGAGCCACAACGGCAGCCACTACTGGAGCGCAGTTGTGCTCGCCAAGCGCATTGACGGCCCAACCTGA
- a CDS encoding SDR family oxidoreductase: MRNVFVTGATGLLGNNLVRELVARGYTVKGLVRSSAKGRQQFADLPEVELVEGDMADVDAFAASLHGCDTVFHTAAFFRDNYKGGSHWQALEQINVSGTRRLLEQAYQAGIRRFIHTSSIAVLDGAPGTAIDETCLRAEADADDYYRSKILADRVVAAFLQAHPDMYACMVLPGWMWGPGDIGPTSAGQLVNDVVQGKLPGLIPGSFSVVDARDVALAQIAAATQGRSGERYLAAGRHMTMAELVPIVGRLAGVPTPTRHLPLPLLFCLTAVQEMYARLTGKPILLSLATLRLLVREKDRTRFNHSKSEHALGLSFRALELTVADTVAWYRDHGWFARHGSLTKQESQ; this comes from the coding sequence ATGCGCAATGTGTTCGTGACCGGCGCAACCGGCTTGCTGGGCAACAACCTGGTGCGTGAACTGGTCGCACGTGGCTACACGGTCAAAGGGCTGGTGCGGTCGAGCGCAAAGGGCCGACAGCAGTTTGCCGATCTGCCCGAAGTGGAGCTGGTCGAGGGCGACATGGCCGATGTCGATGCCTTCGCGGCGTCGTTGCACGGCTGCGATACGGTATTCCATACGGCGGCATTCTTTCGCGACAACTACAAGGGCGGCAGCCATTGGCAGGCACTTGAGCAGATCAATGTGAGCGGCACCCGCCGTCTGCTGGAACAGGCCTACCAGGCCGGTATCCGCCGGTTCATTCACACCTCGTCCATTGCGGTGCTCGACGGCGCACCTGGCACAGCCATCGATGAGACATGCCTGCGGGCCGAAGCAGATGCCGATGACTACTACCGCAGCAAGATCCTCGCTGACCGTGTGGTGGCTGCGTTTCTCCAGGCCCACCCCGACATGTACGCCTGCATGGTACTCCCAGGCTGGATGTGGGGCCCTGGCGACATCGGCCCGACGTCGGCCGGGCAACTGGTCAACGATGTGGTGCAGGGCAAGCTGCCTGGCTTGATCCCGGGTAGTTTTTCGGTGGTGGATGCCCGCGATGTGGCTTTGGCGCAGATTGCCGCAGCCACCCAGGGACGCAGCGGTGAACGCTACCTGGCCGCAGGGCGGCATATGACCATGGCCGAACTGGTACCGATAGTCGGCCGTCTGGCCGGCGTACCGACGCCTACTCGGCATTTGCCGTTGCCGTTGCTGTTCTGCCTGACCGCAGTCCAGGAAATGTATGCGCGGCTCACCGGCAAGCCCATCCTGCTAAGCTTGGCCACGCTGCGCCTGCTGGTGCGGGAAAAGGACCGTACGCGCTTCAACCACAGCAAAAGCGAACACGCGCTCGGCCTGAGTTTCAGGGCGCTGGAACTGACTGTCGCCGATACCGTGGCGTGGTATCGAGACCACGGCTGGTTTGCACGACACGGCTCGCTCACGAAACAGGAAAGTCAATAG
- a CDS encoding ester cyclase — translation MMTGPKDYAQRAANAFNQRDVQGLLALVDEDFVYLDGMTRQTGREAMRARELALFSAFPDAQVALTPFMVADDRLAMSAVLTGTFSSPLWLPAGVIVPAHGRRVCLQYAAHFTFRNGLAVRETVFFDSATLRPSAEQGEG, via the coding sequence ATGATGACTGGCCCCAAGGACTATGCCCAGCGTGCCGCCAACGCCTTCAACCAGCGTGATGTGCAAGGGCTGCTGGCATTGGTTGACGAAGACTTCGTGTACCTGGATGGCATGACCAGGCAAACCGGGCGCGAAGCCATGCGCGCCCGCGAGTTGGCGTTGTTCAGCGCTTTCCCTGATGCCCAGGTGGCCCTGACCCCGTTCATGGTCGCGGACGATCGGCTGGCCATGAGCGCCGTCCTGACCGGCACCTTCAGCTCGCCGCTGTGGCTGCCGGCAGGGGTGATCGTTCCGGCCCATGGGCGCCGGGTCTGCCTGCAGTATGCGGCCCACTTCACCTTCAGAAACGGCCTGGCGGTTCGCGAAACGGTGTTTTTCGACAGTGCCACGTTGCGGCCATCTGCCGAACAGGGCGAGGGTTGA
- a CDS encoding LysR family transcriptional regulator — MALQENWDDLRLLLAVARRGSFLRAGELLGIAASTVSRRLTQLEAALAEPLVERGVEGCRLTSRGQALVEVALAAEAGLRRQTRGGDDDLPCALSGTVQVSAGDGFSTSVLEAADRFTSLHPGCSVELTVTADFHKIARGVADIAVRTVHLGEPSLIYRLVGRLGYGVFAAAGYLQRYPGVTPATAVNIGLLPPLDALPQLRAAKAGGLDRAPIRVSSFTAQLESVRRGMGVAVLPRILANDLIELFPDLRLPDMEVYMVTRPQALKQAHIRACFVILEQVLQEALGTG; from the coding sequence ATGGCGTTGCAGGAAAACTGGGATGATCTTCGGCTGCTGCTGGCGGTAGCGCGGCGTGGCAGCTTTCTTCGCGCTGGCGAGTTGCTGGGCATCGCGGCGTCGACCGTGTCGCGTCGCCTGACCCAGCTTGAGGCCGCACTGGCCGAGCCGCTGGTAGAGCGGGGCGTAGAAGGTTGCAGGCTGACTTCGCGCGGCCAAGCGCTGGTAGAGGTGGCCCTGGCAGCAGAAGCTGGCCTGCGCCGGCAAACCCGAGGCGGCGACGACGATCTGCCTTGTGCACTCTCTGGCACTGTCCAGGTGAGCGCAGGGGACGGCTTCTCGACGAGCGTGCTGGAGGCGGCCGATCGCTTTACCAGCCTGCACCCGGGTTGTTCGGTGGAGCTGACCGTGACCGCCGACTTTCACAAGATTGCCCGCGGCGTGGCGGATATTGCCGTGCGCACGGTCCACCTGGGGGAACCCTCACTGATCTATCGGCTCGTGGGCCGGCTTGGCTATGGCGTGTTCGCCGCTGCTGGTTACCTGCAGCGCTACCCGGGCGTTACCCCGGCGACGGCGGTCAATATCGGCCTGCTGCCGCCGCTGGATGCGTTACCGCAACTGCGTGCGGCCAAGGCAGGGGGGCTGGATCGGGCGCCCATCCGCGTGAGTTCGTTCACCGCACAACTCGAATCGGTGAGACGAGGCATGGGCGTTGCCGTACTGCCGAGGATACTGGCGAACGATCTGATCGAGCTGTTCCCGGACCTGCGCCTGCCAGACATGGAGGTCTACATGGTTACTCGGCCGCAGGCCTTGAAGCAGGCCCACATAAGGGCGTGTTTCGTAATCCTTGAGCAGGTGCTGCAGGAAGCCCTGGGAACCGGCTGA
- a CDS encoding sigma-54-dependent transcriptional regulator has protein sequence MRIHVSFIDRVGITQEVLALLGARNLNLDAVEMVPPNVYIDAPTLSPAVLEELHDALFEVQGVQSVEVVDILPGQRRHLQLDALLAAMSDPVLAVDSAGKVLLANPALIELCGRESAGRSVGELFGDPALLQALLDNNFHLPMREMQLNGQSLLLDATPITNAGGLLTLYPPTRMGERLSALHHDHAEGFDALLGESPAIRTLKARALRVATLDAPLLVHGETGTGKELVARACHAISSRHAAPFLALNCAALPESLAESELFGYAPGAFTGAQRGGKPGLMELANQGTVFLDEIGEMSPYLQAKLLRFLSDGSFRRVGGDREVKVDVRIISATHRDLQRMVADGSFREDLFYRLNVLNLQVPPLRDRGQDILMLAHFFMQQACTQIQRPPCRLTPTTHSALLANPWPGNVRQLQNVIFRAAAICEGNLVDIGDLDIAGTSVARGQDGEVASLEQAVADFERELLQRLYTSYPSTRQLAGRLQTSHTAIAQRLRKYGIPGKA, from the coding sequence ATGCGCATCCACGTCAGCTTCATCGACCGCGTCGGCATCACCCAGGAAGTCCTCGCCCTGCTCGGTGCCCGCAACCTCAACCTGGACGCAGTAGAGATGGTCCCGCCGAACGTCTACATCGACGCCCCCACCCTCAGCCCCGCCGTGCTCGAAGAACTGCACGACGCGCTATTCGAGGTACAGGGCGTGCAATCGGTGGAGGTGGTCGACATCCTTCCCGGCCAACGCCGCCACCTGCAGCTCGACGCCCTGCTCGCGGCGATGAGCGACCCGGTACTGGCGGTGGACAGTGCCGGCAAGGTACTGCTGGCCAACCCGGCACTGATCGAACTGTGCGGCCGCGAATCCGCGGGGCGCTCGGTGGGTGAGCTGTTCGGCGACCCGGCACTGCTGCAGGCACTGCTGGACAACAACTTCCACCTGCCGATGCGCGAGATGCAGCTCAACGGCCAGAGCCTGCTGCTGGACGCCACGCCGATCACCAACGCCGGTGGCCTGCTGACCCTGTACCCACCCACACGCATGGGCGAACGCCTGTCGGCCCTGCACCACGACCATGCCGAAGGCTTCGATGCCTTGCTCGGCGAGTCGCCGGCCATCCGTACCCTCAAGGCCCGAGCCCTGCGTGTGGCGACGCTCGATGCGCCGCTGCTGGTGCACGGCGAAACCGGCACCGGCAAAGAGCTGGTAGCCCGCGCCTGCCACGCCATCAGCAGCCGCCACGCGGCGCCCTTCCTGGCGCTGAACTGCGCTGCGCTGCCCGAGAGCCTGGCCGAAAGCGAACTGTTCGGCTACGCCCCAGGAGCCTTCACCGGCGCGCAACGAGGCGGCAAGCCCGGGCTGATGGAGCTGGCCAACCAGGGCACGGTGTTTCTCGATGAAATCGGCGAAATGTCGCCGTACCTGCAGGCCAAGCTGCTGCGCTTTCTCAGCGATGGCAGTTTCCGCCGGGTGGGCGGCGACCGTGAAGTGAAAGTGGATGTACGCATTATCAGCGCCACCCACCGCGACCTGCAACGCATGGTTGCCGATGGCAGCTTCCGCGAAGACCTGTTCTACCGCCTCAACGTGCTCAACCTGCAGGTACCGCCGCTGCGCGACCGAGGCCAGGACATCCTGATGCTGGCGCATTTCTTCATGCAACAGGCCTGCACGCAGATCCAGCGCCCGCCCTGCCGGCTGACCCCGACCACCCATTCGGCACTGCTGGCCAACCCTTGGCCAGGCAATGTGCGCCAGTTGCAGAACGTGATCTTTCGCGCTGCGGCCATCTGCGAGGGCAACCTGGTGGATATCGGCGACCTGGACATCGCCGGCACCTCGGTGGCGCGTGGCCAGGACGGCGAAGTGGCCAGCCTGGAGCAGGCGGTGGCCGATTTCGAGCGCGAGCTGCTGCAACGCCTGTACACCAGCTACCCATCGACACGGCAACTGGCCGGGCGCTTGCAAACCTCGCACACCGCCATTGCCCAGCGCCTGCGTAAATATGGCATACCCGGCAAGGCTTGA
- a CDS encoding DUF5064 family protein: protein MAQYQPGHVHIERTALNKNDHSYDLNIEYEAASDPKEGRGIQFRMHGSIEGKPVEEKFFLAKDQVLPSFLMVLSRKAQSYLAPPKKFESLGSPHKLYDHMFSDIREKLDVKSGDPIKPEHLE from the coding sequence ATGGCCCAGTACCAACCCGGTCATGTACATATCGAGCGCACCGCGCTGAACAAGAACGACCACAGCTATGACCTGAACATCGAATACGAGGCTGCGTCGGACCCCAAGGAAGGCAGAGGCATCCAGTTTCGTATGCATGGCAGCATCGAGGGCAAGCCAGTGGAAGAAAAGTTCTTCCTGGCCAAGGATCAGGTGCTACCCAGTTTTCTCATGGTCCTGAGCCGCAAGGCCCAGTCATACCTGGCGCCGCCCAAGAAATTCGAAAGCCTGGGTTCGCCGCACAAACTCTACGACCATATGTTCTCGGACATCCGTGAAAAACTCGATGTGAAGTCGGGCGACCCGATCAAGCCTGAACATCTGGAGTGA
- the arcC gene encoding carbamate kinase has product MRIVVALGGNALLRRGEPMTADNQRANIRTATEQIAKIHPGNELVIAHGNGPQVGLLSLQGLSYKPDEAYPLDVLGAETEGMIGYMIEQELGNLLAFEVPFATLLTQVEVDANDPAFKDPTKFIGPVYAKEEAERLAKEKGWVVKADGDKYRRVVASPKPKRIFEIRPIKWLLEKNSIVICAGGGGIPTMYDENRKLKGIEAVIDKDLCSALLAEQLDADLLIIATDVDAAYIDWGKPTQKAIAQAHPDELERLGFAAGSMGPKVQAACDFARHTGKVAVISSLENIEDIVKGTAGTRVSTAKPGISYR; this is encoded by the coding sequence ATGCGTATCGTTGTTGCATTGGGCGGCAACGCCCTGCTGCGTCGCGGCGAGCCCATGACCGCTGACAACCAGCGCGCCAATATCCGCACCGCCACCGAGCAGATCGCCAAGATCCACCCTGGCAACGAACTGGTCATCGCCCACGGCAACGGCCCGCAAGTCGGCCTGCTGTCGCTGCAAGGGCTTTCCTACAAGCCCGACGAGGCCTACCCGCTGGACGTGCTCGGTGCCGAGACCGAGGGCATGATCGGCTACATGATCGAGCAGGAGCTGGGCAACCTGCTGGCCTTCGAAGTGCCGTTCGCCACCCTGCTGACCCAGGTGGAGGTGGACGCCAACGACCCCGCCTTCAAGGACCCGACCAAGTTCATCGGCCCGGTGTATGCCAAGGAAGAGGCCGAGCGCCTGGCCAAGGAGAAAGGCTGGGTAGTCAAGGCCGACGGCGACAAGTACCGCCGCGTGGTGGCCAGCCCGAAACCCAAGCGCATCTTCGAGATCCGCCCGATCAAGTGGTTGCTGGAAAAAAACAGCATCGTGATCTGCGCCGGCGGTGGCGGCATCCCCACCATGTACGACGAAAACCGCAAGCTCAAGGGTATCGAGGCGGTGATCGACAAGGACCTGTGCTCAGCCCTGCTGGCCGAGCAGCTGGATGCCGACCTTCTGATAATCGCCACCGATGTCGATGCCGCCTATATTGACTGGGGCAAACCCACGCAGAAAGCCATCGCCCAGGCCCACCCCGACGAACTCGAACGCCTGGGTTTCGCCGCCGGCTCCATGGGGCCCAAGGTGCAGGCCGCCTGCGATTTTGCCCGCCACACCGGCAAGGTGGCGGTGATCAGTTCGCTGGAAAACATCGAGGACATCGTCAAAGGCACCGCCGGTACGCGCGTTTCCACCGCGAAGCCGGGTATCAGCTACCGTTGA